From a single Micromonospora sp. WMMD1102 genomic region:
- a CDS encoding response regulator transcription factor → MPAKSRPATSAVIAVRIGAAAPSGPDAPERGVELCWEAGVHRVTVSVHAEDPISRLGVESQLRSRPDLWVVEPGQETTESVALVVIDALDEPAARLLRRLHRAGRAKLVLVPARIDDAGLSLAVEHGVVGVVRRAEASAERLSHIVLAVARGEGALPADLLGRLMAQVGRLQRQILEPRGLTLLGLSTREVDVLRLVADGFDTREIASKLSYSERTVKNVLHGITTRLQLRNRAHAVAYALRNGLI, encoded by the coding sequence GTGCCCGCGAAGTCCCGTCCGGCAACCTCTGCGGTAATCGCCGTACGCATCGGCGCGGCGGCACCGTCCGGACCGGACGCCCCGGAGCGGGGTGTCGAGTTGTGCTGGGAGGCTGGAGTGCACCGTGTCACGGTAAGCGTCCACGCGGAGGACCCGATCTCGCGGCTCGGGGTGGAGAGCCAGCTCCGTTCCCGGCCGGACCTGTGGGTGGTCGAACCGGGCCAGGAGACCACCGAGAGCGTCGCGCTCGTGGTCATCGACGCCCTCGACGAGCCGGCCGCCCGGCTGCTACGCCGACTGCACCGGGCCGGCCGGGCCAAACTGGTGCTGGTGCCGGCCAGGATCGACGACGCCGGGTTGTCTCTCGCGGTGGAACACGGCGTGGTGGGAGTGGTCCGCCGCGCCGAGGCGAGCGCGGAACGGCTCAGCCACATCGTGCTGGCCGTCGCCCGGGGCGAGGGTGCGCTCCCGGCCGACCTGCTCGGTCGGCTGATGGCCCAGGTGGGCCGGCTCCAGCGGCAGATACTCGAACCGCGCGGCCTCACCCTGCTCGGGTTGAGCACCCGCGAGGTGGACGTGCTGCGGCTGGTCGCGGACGGGTTCGACACCCGGGAGATCGCCAGCAAGCTCTCCTATTCGGAGCGGACCGTGAAGAACGTACTGCACGGCATCACCACTCGGCTGCAACTGCGCAACCGGGCGCACGCCGTCGCCTACGCCCTGCGCAACGGGCTGATCTGA
- a CDS encoding DUF4157 domain-containing protein translates to MQRSAVHEVLRSAGRPLDAPIRTEMEARLGADFSDVRVHTDAAARASATEVGARAYTSGNHVVIGERGSDPHTLAHELTHVIQQREGPVAGTDHGSGLRISDPSDRDERAAEANATRVMRSPLRDQGPAAAQTGDQGPAAARTGDQGGPHRTASTPVVQRMPEDEFDRTLFDAAVRQAGSLDSWTGSVWILRFLRWMNEESGVPGAREQDRIAQLTPEDLAALLTRFEARAAEFQQRESDHATSMGELEAESELERELGLRKEERSILWGGATLSKNLRQMKGTGRERQKPFLRDFIEGNPPTTPKNMNCWEAVLFAAYRESLIDMDYVEAAIVREDMAKAPAFARRIMDAPAGMANMKMEAEVTNEAGRKIKKKVLQFSLKYPIPRGYVVIFGDEAQHVALATGATSKNKEKVTQELYGELGHEIYELDSRTNGIAKSTIEDIIAINSLYGEKLAWGPLPGRLESYSGELTHRW, encoded by the coding sequence GTGCAACGCTCGGCGGTGCACGAGGTGCTGCGCTCCGCCGGGCGACCACTCGACGCGCCGATCCGGACCGAGATGGAAGCCCGGCTCGGCGCGGACTTCTCGGACGTCCGCGTCCACACGGACGCGGCCGCGCGGGCATCGGCGACGGAGGTGGGTGCCCGCGCCTACACCTCGGGCAACCACGTGGTCATCGGCGAGCGGGGCTCCGACCCACACACGCTGGCGCACGAACTCACGCACGTCATCCAGCAGCGGGAGGGCCCGGTGGCGGGTACCGACCACGGCAGCGGGCTGAGGATCTCCGACCCGTCCGACCGCGACGAGCGTGCCGCCGAAGCCAACGCCACCCGCGTGATGCGAAGCCCGTTGCGCGACCAGGGCCCGGCAGCCGCGCAAACCGGCGACCAGGGCCCGGCAGCCGCGCGAACCGGCGACCAGGGCGGTCCGCACCGTACGGCTTCCACGCCGGTCGTGCAGCGGATGCCGGAGGACGAATTCGACCGGACGCTGTTCGACGCGGCGGTTCGGCAGGCCGGCTCGTTGGATTCGTGGACGGGTTCGGTGTGGATCCTCCGCTTCCTCCGCTGGATGAACGAGGAGTCCGGCGTCCCCGGCGCGAGGGAACAGGACCGCATCGCCCAGCTGACTCCCGAGGACCTTGCCGCGCTGCTCACGAGGTTCGAGGCGAGGGCTGCGGAGTTCCAGCAGCGGGAGTCCGACCACGCGACGAGCATGGGCGAACTCGAGGCCGAGAGTGAGCTCGAACGTGAACTCGGACTACGCAAGGAGGAGCGTTCGATCCTCTGGGGCGGCGCCACCCTGTCGAAGAACCTGAGGCAGATGAAGGGCACCGGCCGGGAGAGGCAGAAACCCTTCCTGCGGGACTTCATCGAAGGTAACCCGCCGACGACGCCGAAGAACATGAACTGCTGGGAGGCGGTTCTCTTCGCCGCGTACCGGGAGTCGCTCATCGACATGGACTACGTCGAGGCGGCCATCGTCCGTGAAGACATGGCGAAGGCTCCCGCCTTCGCAAGGCGGATCATGGATGCACCTGCCGGCATGGCAAACATGAAGATGGAGGCGGAGGTGACCAACGAGGCAGGCAGGAAGATCAAGAAGAAGGTACTGCAATTCAGTTTGAAGTACCCGATTCCAAGAGGATATGTGGTCATCTTCGGGGACGAGGCGCAGCACGTGGCGCTGGCGACCGGCGCAACCAGCAAGAACAAGGAGAAGGTGACCCAGGAACTGTACGGAGAACTGGGACACGAGATCTACGAGCTGGACAGCCGAACCAACGGAATCGCAAAGTCCACCATCGAGGACATCATCGCCATCAACAGCCTGTACGGCGAGAAACTGGCCTGGGGACCGCTGCCGGGTCGGCTGGAGAGTTATTCCGGGGAACTGACCCACCGATGGTGA
- a CDS encoding DUF4255 domain-containing protein, which yields MIHEIDEGLRGLVLEEMLAGTGADVSFDPPTRQWAARRNAPTVNLFLYDIREDRSRHFQGRVAERDAAGRTVAWHDSPHFYALSYLVTAWTNRPTDEHRLLATLLAGLVRYDELPPARLTGSLAALRLAVPMSVAAPPGEGRALADVWSALGGELKPSLDLVIVAPVSTRRIVAAPPVRERAVVVTDTAGRLASLRTRTAASRRRDDDRVGAERNGAERVGGERVGAGPGAGQDDRR from the coding sequence GTGATACACGAGATCGACGAGGGACTGCGCGGTCTGGTCCTGGAGGAGATGCTGGCGGGTACCGGGGCGGACGTGTCGTTCGACCCGCCCACCCGGCAGTGGGCGGCCCGACGCAACGCGCCGACGGTGAACCTGTTCCTCTACGACATCCGGGAGGACCGGTCGCGGCACTTCCAGGGCCGGGTCGCCGAGCGGGACGCGGCGGGCCGGACGGTGGCCTGGCACGACTCGCCGCACTTCTACGCACTGTCCTACCTGGTCACCGCGTGGACCAACCGGCCGACCGACGAGCACCGGCTGCTCGCCACGCTGCTGGCCGGTCTGGTCCGGTACGACGAACTGCCGCCCGCCCGGTTGACCGGCTCACTCGCGGCGCTGCGCCTGGCGGTGCCGATGTCGGTCGCCGCACCACCCGGCGAGGGGCGGGCACTGGCCGACGTGTGGAGCGCGCTCGGTGGAGAACTCAAGCCGTCGCTGGACCTGGTGATCGTCGCACCGGTGTCGACCCGCCGGATCGTGGCCGCGCCGCCGGTGCGGGAACGGGCGGTCGTGGTCACCGACACCGCCGGCCGGCTGGCGAGCCTGCGCACCCGTACCGCCGCGTCCCGCCGCCGGGACGACGATCGGGTCGGGGCCGAGCGGAACGGGGCCGAGCGGGTCGGGGGCGAGCGGGTCGGGGCCGGTCCGGGCGCCGGACAGGACGACCGGAGGTGA
- a CDS encoding ATP-binding protein, protein MSDADGMAYLWDRLGLVAARVDRLVAERRRNDPRPDDPFRGLYLAAEDADRLLARSPGPEPVDPTEVRARTAAEDRAAEAGTEPRLRRLAHAFGLTGLDVEVLLVAMLPDVEPRYERLYGYLNDDVSRRRATVGLALELCGRPPGDAAGRARFAGSAPLVADGLLLVEQPDLPYLSRALRVPDRVAAHLLGDDTPDARLAGLSWPAEDRTADTTGPHGSERSDRSERSNGSERSNGSERSDGSERSDGSERSDGSERTSAVERLGAALRCGVDLGYLRERPGCAADDLAVAALVRAGRSVFRLDLEALAADPAPAEALAATVREARLRGAGLVAGPVQALDPVGRPEHARLLRRVADQPVPVLLTGSAEWDPHWTGRAPLLVAAPPLDERDRARLWRAAGAARGADRPTGWIDGVDPARELAPYLLGPDQVRRAAQAADQLALLAGADRVDSGHLRAGVRGQNAGGLARLARRIEPGVGWADLVLPGPVQDQLRELALRVRYRDRVLGRWRMRPGGGRGRGVLALFAGDSGTGKTMSAEVVAADLGLDLYVVDLSTVVDKYVGQTEKNLERIFTEAAGINGLLLFDEADAIFGKRSEVNDAHDRYANLESAYLLQRMESFDGVAVLTTNLRANLDEAFTRRLDLIVDFTMPDATQRRALWDRCLGTELPRDDDLDLDFCAGNFELSGGSIRACVVTAAYLAAEGGRPVRMADLIGAVQREYRKLGRLLLESEFGAHRPREEPAPIH, encoded by the coding sequence GTGAGCGACGCGGACGGCATGGCGTACCTGTGGGACCGGCTCGGACTGGTCGCCGCCCGGGTGGACCGACTGGTCGCCGAACGCCGCCGGAACGATCCCCGGCCGGACGACCCGTTCCGGGGCCTGTACCTCGCGGCGGAGGACGCCGACCGTCTGCTGGCCCGGTCGCCCGGACCGGAACCGGTGGATCCGACCGAGGTGCGGGCGCGGACGGCGGCGGAGGACCGGGCCGCCGAAGCCGGGACCGAGCCGCGGCTGCGGCGCCTCGCGCACGCCTTCGGGCTCACCGGACTGGACGTGGAGGTGCTGCTCGTCGCGATGCTCCCCGACGTCGAACCCCGGTACGAGCGGCTCTACGGCTATCTCAACGACGACGTCAGCCGGCGCCGGGCGACCGTGGGGCTGGCCCTGGAGCTGTGCGGCAGGCCGCCGGGTGACGCCGCCGGCCGGGCCCGGTTCGCCGGCTCCGCGCCGCTGGTCGCCGACGGGCTGCTGCTGGTCGAGCAGCCGGACCTGCCGTACCTGTCGCGTGCGCTGCGGGTGCCCGACCGGGTGGCCGCGCACCTGCTCGGCGACGACACCCCGGATGCCCGGCTGGCCGGCTTGTCCTGGCCGGCCGAGGACCGCACCGCCGACACGACCGGACCGCACGGGTCGGAGCGATCGGACAGGTCGGAGCGGTCGAACGGGTCGGAGCGGTCGAACGGGTCGGAGCGATCGGACGGGTCGGAGCGATCGGACGGGTCGGAGCGATCGGACGGGTCGGAGCGGACCAGTGCCGTCGAGCGGCTCGGCGCGGCGCTGCGCTGCGGGGTGGACCTCGGTTACCTGCGGGAGCGTCCCGGCTGCGCCGCCGACGATCTGGCGGTCGCGGCGCTGGTCCGGGCCGGCCGCTCGGTCTTCCGGCTCGACCTGGAGGCGCTGGCCGCCGACCCCGCCCCCGCCGAGGCACTGGCCGCGACGGTACGGGAGGCCCGACTGCGGGGTGCCGGCCTGGTGGCCGGCCCGGTGCAGGCCCTCGATCCGGTCGGCAGGCCGGAGCACGCCCGGCTGCTGCGCCGGGTCGCCGACCAGCCGGTGCCGGTGCTGCTCACCGGATCGGCCGAGTGGGATCCACACTGGACGGGGCGGGCACCGCTGCTGGTCGCCGCCCCGCCGCTGGACGAGCGGGACCGGGCCCGGCTGTGGCGGGCGGCCGGTGCGGCCCGGGGCGCGGACCGGCCCACGGGTTGGATCGACGGCGTGGACCCGGCGCGCGAGTTGGCGCCGTACCTGCTCGGCCCGGACCAGGTACGGCGGGCCGCGCAGGCCGCCGACCAGTTGGCTCTCCTCGCCGGCGCCGACCGGGTCGACTCCGGCCACCTGCGCGCCGGGGTACGCGGACAGAACGCCGGCGGCCTGGCCCGGCTGGCCCGGCGGATCGAACCCGGCGTCGGCTGGGCGGACCTGGTGCTCCCCGGTCCGGTCCAGGACCAGCTGCGCGAGCTGGCGCTCCGGGTGCGGTACCGGGACCGGGTGCTGGGCCGGTGGCGGATGCGCCCCGGCGGCGGGCGGGGCCGGGGCGTACTGGCACTGTTCGCCGGCGACTCCGGCACCGGCAAGACCATGTCGGCGGAGGTGGTCGCCGCCGACCTCGGTCTGGACCTGTACGTCGTGGACCTCTCCACCGTGGTGGACAAGTACGTCGGCCAGACGGAGAAGAACCTGGAGCGGATCTTCACCGAGGCGGCCGGGATCAACGGCCTGCTCCTGTTCGACGAGGCGGACGCGATCTTCGGCAAGCGGTCCGAGGTGAACGACGCGCACGACCGCTACGCCAACCTGGAGAGCGCCTACTTGCTGCAACGGATGGAGTCTTTCGACGGCGTCGCGGTGTTGACCACGAACCTGCGGGCCAACCTGGACGAGGCGTTCACCCGGCGGCTCGACCTGATCGTCGACTTCACGATGCCGGACGCGACCCAGCGGCGGGCGCTCTGGGACCGCTGCCTCGGCACCGAGCTCCCCCGCGACGACGACCTGGACCTGGACTTCTGCGCCGGCAACTTCGAACTGTCCGGCGGCAGCATCCGGGCCTGCGTGGTGACCGCGGCGTACCTGGCGGCGGAGGGCGGCCGGCCGGTGCGGATGGCGGACCTGATCGGCGCGGTGCAGCGGGAGTACCGCAAGCTCGGCCGGCTGCTGCTGGAGAGCGAGTTCGGCGCCCACCGACCGCGCGAGGAGCCGGCGCCGATCCACTGA
- a CDS encoding DUF4157 domain-containing protein, which translates to MRAHDPPDRDLPGRPDRPARPARPGTGSTAPTGSVAAILALQRQAGNAAVTRAIQRLRDGLDTAREQADEHGDGQRPAPEPVQRSAVSEVLRSAGQPLDGPTRTDMEARLGADFSDVRLHTGALARRSAAEVGARAYTSGRHVVIGQGGADRHTLAHELTHVIQQRSGPVAGTDDGHGLRVSDPGDAFERAAEANATRALAAPRPAGGPGVAGGGTDADRGAVQRMVAGDDEVEVGPSGKRERSESPEEAHKRARPGGESESESESEPDEAEVTPELFAWMRSPTTNRSEYADPDPTFVREIAKTDKGAACWSWALAAMEQDGKPSYGDFWDVLHGVTDVDTSPPAWFGALEAAVQEQIRGLTQRLAEDDLLRGIPPPPDLTVGEDDDKIEKAGQFLQAACEKYVEVHGMRVVPDSEAAAWVVCQYKFVEGTAGPEHWWIELGRGRKVVLQTVPGKNLEVGGVDLRWHHQSSAQGRSSGKADYGLIRVPVRALKGRHVEILKAGMAQERAALNTEPTRRRAERTLTIRTRNTTGS; encoded by the coding sequence ATGCGCGCACACGATCCACCGGACCGCGACCTCCCGGGGCGCCCGGACCGGCCGGCCCGGCCGGCCCGGCCGGGGACCGGCTCCACCGCGCCGACCGGTTCGGTGGCGGCGATCCTGGCCCTGCAACGCCAGGCCGGCAACGCCGCGGTGACCCGGGCGATCCAGCGGCTACGGGACGGACTCGACACCGCCCGGGAGCAGGCCGACGAACACGGCGACGGGCAGCGCCCCGCCCCGGAACCGGTGCAGCGCTCGGCGGTGTCCGAGGTGCTGCGCTCGGCCGGGCAACCACTCGATGGACCCACCCGGACCGACATGGAGGCCCGGCTCGGCGCCGACTTCTCCGACGTACGGCTGCACACCGGCGCCCTCGCCCGACGTTCGGCGGCCGAGGTCGGCGCCCGGGCCTACACCTCGGGACGGCATGTGGTGATCGGCCAGGGTGGTGCCGACCGGCACACCCTGGCGCACGAACTCACCCACGTCATCCAGCAGCGCTCCGGTCCGGTCGCCGGCACCGACGACGGCCACGGCCTGCGGGTCTCCGACCCGGGTGACGCGTTCGAGCGGGCGGCGGAGGCGAACGCCACCCGGGCATTGGCCGCGCCGCGCCCGGCGGGCGGGCCCGGTGTCGCCGGTGGCGGCACCGATGCCGACCGGGGCGCCGTGCAACGGATGGTGGCCGGCGACGACGAGGTCGAGGTCGGGCCGAGCGGAAAACGTGAGCGGAGCGAGTCGCCGGAGGAAGCCCACAAGCGGGCCAGGCCGGGCGGTGAGAGCGAGTCCGAGTCCGAGTCCGAACCGGACGAGGCCGAGGTGACTCCTGAGCTGTTCGCGTGGATGCGGAGCCCGACGACCAACCGGAGCGAATACGCCGACCCGGACCCGACGTTCGTGCGGGAGATCGCCAAGACCGACAAGGGCGCCGCCTGCTGGAGCTGGGCACTGGCCGCGATGGAGCAGGACGGCAAGCCGTCGTACGGCGACTTCTGGGATGTGCTGCACGGGGTCACCGACGTCGACACCAGCCCACCCGCCTGGTTCGGGGCACTGGAGGCGGCGGTCCAGGAGCAGATCAGGGGCCTCACCCAGAGGTTGGCCGAGGACGACCTGCTGCGCGGGATCCCGCCCCCGCCCGACCTGACCGTCGGCGAGGACGATGACAAGATCGAGAAGGCCGGGCAGTTCCTCCAGGCAGCCTGCGAGAAGTACGTCGAGGTGCACGGGATGCGGGTCGTTCCGGACAGCGAGGCGGCCGCCTGGGTGGTGTGCCAGTACAAGTTCGTGGAGGGGACGGCCGGTCCCGAGCACTGGTGGATCGAGCTCGGCCGGGGCCGGAAGGTGGTGCTCCAGACCGTGCCCGGCAAGAACCTGGAGGTCGGTGGGGTCGACCTACGATGGCACCACCAGAGCAGCGCCCAGGGTCGAAGCTCCGGGAAAGCCGACTACGGCCTGATCCGGGTGCCCGTCAGGGCGCTGAAGGGCCGGCACGTCGAGATCCTGAAAGCGGGCATGGCGCAGGAGCGCGCCGCGCTGAACACCGAGCCGACCCGGCGGAGGGCCGAGCGCACGCTCACCATCCGCACCCGCAACACCACCGGTAGCTGA